A section of the Streptomyces sp. NBC_01335 genome encodes:
- the tpg gene encoding telomere-protecting terminal protein Tpg: protein MTEEEKAEQAARTRSKLKEGLARAERALFTRPAPKSARAQMKFLRTRAKGSTKSLAERLGVSRKTVQRYLSRASTKPNKRLQAALVAETEAEWQPQVRAQARQHAASSGGMVISCRAYFGFGPQGTSGEGRVRDVSVAVSAAHAAAILAAQEDGATQSDLHDAVAEAIADTYFRQAGGGRAGLEVKFADVEWLNIEF from the coding sequence ATGACTGAGGAAGAGAAGGCAGAGCAGGCGGCTCGGACGCGCTCCAAGCTCAAGGAAGGCCTCGCCCGCGCGGAGCGCGCCCTGTTCACCCGGCCCGCACCGAAATCCGCGCGAGCCCAGATGAAATTCCTTCGCACGCGGGCGAAGGGCTCCACCAAGTCCCTGGCCGAGCGTCTGGGCGTCTCCCGTAAGACGGTGCAGCGCTACCTCTCGCGCGCCTCCACCAAGCCGAACAAACGTCTCCAGGCCGCTCTGGTGGCAGAGACCGAGGCAGAGTGGCAACCGCAGGTCAGAGCACAGGCCAGGCAGCACGCGGCGTCCTCGGGCGGGATGGTCATCTCCTGCCGGGCGTACTTCGGATTCGGCCCGCAGGGCACCTCGGGCGAGGGCCGGGTCCGGGACGTCAGCGTGGCCGTCAGCGCCGCCCACGCTGCCGCCATCCTGGCCGCACAGGAGGATGGTGCGACGCAGAGCGATCTGCACGACGCGGTCGCGGAGGCCATCGCGGACACCTATTTCCGTCAAGCCGGCGGCGGTCGCGCGGGCCTGGAGGTGAAATTCGCGGACGTGGAGTGGTTGAACATCGAGTTTTAG
- a CDS encoding restriction endonuclease codes for MYAALAAPPAFLWFLPLMLLASATAGWLLATQHQKRQQAAAFRCQRSCCSPARVDGLDHREFEYLVRDLMIRDGATNVRRVGGAGDNGADVVATDPAGQLWIIQCKHRKQGLGGKVVGVQEFQVLNGTGRPVHKGNAVVLVTNGAVSKRARDFAKSQKLEIVDRLLLEDWIVGDRPIWELLGVKGSTAPSALSDVQSGAPAGSSESVYSLAEAYDAGLVPWKPATMRQYLLRSQRRGVPLPRSRDGLGHLYTAAELDEWLGHWRAQGTALPQQPE; via the coding sequence ATGTATGCCGCCCTCGCTGCCCCACCAGCCTTTCTGTGGTTCTTGCCGCTCATGCTTTTAGCGTCGGCAACCGCTGGTTGGCTGCTAGCAACGCAACATCAGAAACGCCAGCAGGCCGCAGCTTTCCGATGCCAGCGTTCGTGCTGCTCCCCCGCACGCGTTGATGGGCTGGACCACCGAGAGTTCGAGTACCTCGTTCGCGACCTGATGATCCGCGATGGCGCGACCAACGTGCGGAGAGTCGGTGGAGCAGGAGACAACGGGGCAGATGTCGTGGCAACGGATCCTGCCGGGCAGCTCTGGATCATTCAGTGCAAGCATCGCAAGCAAGGGCTGGGCGGAAAGGTGGTCGGGGTTCAAGAGTTCCAGGTCCTCAACGGAACCGGCCGGCCGGTACACAAAGGCAATGCCGTCGTGTTGGTGACTAACGGAGCAGTCAGCAAGCGGGCCCGCGACTTCGCCAAGTCCCAGAAGCTCGAGATCGTCGACCGCCTCCTGTTGGAGGACTGGATCGTGGGCGACCGGCCCATCTGGGAGTTGCTCGGAGTCAAGGGCAGCACTGCCCCTTCCGCCCTTTCCGATGTTCAATCTGGAGCGCCTGCCGGTTCGAGCGAATCCGTCTACTCGCTTGCGGAGGCCTACGACGCTGGGCTGGTGCCCTGGAAGCCAGCCACGATGCGGCAGTACCTACTGCGCTCACAGCGGCGTGGCGTCCCGCTCCCCCGCAGCAGAGATGGATTGGGACACCTCTACACCGCTGCGGAACTTGACGAGTGGCTTGGCCACTGGCGGGCTCAGGGAACTGCGCTTCCTCAGCAGCCCGAGTAG
- a CDS encoding DUF4937 domain-containing protein: MWGKWIDCRVRPGAQDAFADGQRRWAALVDQPGLVGQVGGWSGTEGRALVLSLWADEEAYGRFMRERHDGIATATGQQGSWTAVQVAAGPVAQPVPGAAGSLPDALKDATLLRAADCRLRPGRTDHFLEVQRRVWSPGMAAAGGMLEGAVTRLAVDRYLVTTLWTSPQAYAAYTADAFPALRARADVRADVESLTGHVLPLEPAWQVLPQRIHAGPRKAVEGSARSVKKVEAAGAVQALLGSADG; the protein is encoded by the coding sequence ATGTGGGGCAAGTGGATCGACTGCCGGGTACGGCCCGGCGCACAGGATGCCTTCGCCGATGGCCAGCGCCGGTGGGCGGCGCTCGTGGACCAGCCGGGTCTGGTCGGGCAGGTGGGTGGCTGGTCCGGTACGGAGGGCCGGGCACTCGTGCTCAGCCTCTGGGCAGACGAGGAGGCGTACGGCCGTTTCATGCGCGAACGTCACGACGGGATCGCTACTGCGACTGGCCAGCAAGGCAGTTGGACGGCGGTCCAGGTCGCCGCGGGCCCGGTGGCACAGCCCGTTCCCGGCGCGGCCGGATCACTTCCGGACGCGCTGAAGGATGCCACGTTGCTGCGCGCCGCCGACTGTCGGCTGCGACCCGGCCGTACCGACCACTTCCTGGAAGTCCAGCGCCGCGTCTGGTCCCCCGGCATGGCAGCGGCCGGCGGCATGCTCGAGGGCGCCGTCACCCGCCTCGCCGTAGACCGCTACCTGGTCACCACGCTCTGGACTTCCCCTCAGGCCTACGCGGCCTACACCGCCGACGCGTTCCCCGCGCTGCGCGCCCGCGCAGACGTCCGAGCCGACGTCGAGTCGCTGACCGGGCATGTCCTGCCGCTGGAGCCTGCTTGGCAGGTCCTGCCCCAGCGAATCCATGCTGGTCCGCGGAAGGCCGTGGAGGGGTCGGCCCGCAGCGTCAAGAAGGTAGAGGCCGCAGGCGCAGTCCAGGCACTCCTCGGGAGCGCCGACGGGTAG
- a CDS encoding AbiV family abortive infection protein: MVEMSPGQAREFWKALMDNASSLIADARTLLSAMSYGRARSLTVLAQEELGKALWINDTFQDDWSCGSETPRVVDALAQHGRNHTKKYLEAMVFGDGLAEFWGDYSRWDTGAGFEDWQQAHRARMAEAEAAAKEANAEKQRGFYVDRDASGAVSSPTGVPAGTTAEDLQTAAQVIEMLLITDHSRMKMSTAPYDGTHAQQFRLLPISHPEDWAAAADALNPSAEDDSQEPQER; this comes from the coding sequence ATGGTTGAGATGAGCCCGGGGCAAGCGCGCGAGTTCTGGAAGGCGCTGATGGACAACGCCTCTTCACTGATTGCCGATGCCCGCACTCTGCTGTCTGCGATGTCCTACGGGCGGGCACGCTCCCTCACCGTCCTGGCGCAGGAGGAGCTCGGAAAGGCGCTCTGGATCAATGACACCTTCCAAGATGACTGGAGCTGCGGAAGTGAGACCCCACGGGTCGTAGATGCCCTGGCCCAGCATGGGCGGAACCACACGAAGAAGTATCTCGAGGCCATGGTTTTCGGCGACGGGCTCGCTGAGTTCTGGGGTGACTACAGCAGGTGGGACACGGGGGCCGGCTTCGAGGACTGGCAACAGGCCCACAGGGCGCGAATGGCGGAAGCCGAGGCTGCGGCCAAGGAAGCCAACGCGGAGAAGCAGCGAGGGTTCTACGTTGACCGCGACGCAAGCGGTGCCGTCAGTTCTCCCACGGGCGTTCCGGCCGGAACAACGGCGGAGGATCTGCAGACCGCTGCACAGGTGATCGAGATGCTCCTGATCACCGACCACAGTCGAATGAAGATGTCCACCGCGCCGTACGACGGCACGCACGCTCAGCAGTTCCGGTTGTTGCCCATCTCCCATCCTGAGGACTGGGCAGCAGCTGCGGACGCGCTCAATCCGAGCGCCGAGGACGACAGCCAGGAGCCCCAGGAACGATGA